A window of Candidatus Gorgyraea atricola contains these coding sequences:
- a CDS encoding AAA family ATPase, producing MSYYNILNLNKEPFSTSPDPYFLYPSTSHQQALQRLEIAIRLKRGLSVILGDVGIGKTTLARALVQNLNQDHTIVTHMIFDPTYDSEFQFVVYLAKLFGIRPNFRSALDYKEAIERFLFKKCVDEENIVVLIIDEAQKLSASSLEILRTLLNYETNEYKLLQLVIIGQTELLPKLKRIRNFSDRVSLKYMINPFDINETRAMIQFRLKQAGYNSGKGLFSNNAMDMIYQYTQGYPRQIANICHLALEEFLMQERSVVDTDLIDEVIERDRKVDLD from the coding sequence ATGTCGTATTATAATATTCTCAATCTCAATAAAGAGCCATTTTCAACAAGTCCAGATCCTTATTTTTTATATCCATCCACGTCTCATCAGCAGGCACTGCAGAGGCTTGAGATCGCGATCAGGCTTAAGAGAGGGCTGAGCGTGATTTTAGGAGACGTGGGGATCGGGAAGACCACGCTTGCCCGCGCGCTTGTCCAGAATCTAAATCAGGATCACACTATAGTTACTCACATGATCTTTGATCCTACCTATGATTCAGAGTTTCAGTTTGTTGTTTACCTGGCAAAACTTTTTGGCATAAGACCAAATTTTCGTTCAGCCCTTGATTATAAAGAGGCCATAGAGAGGTTTTTATTTAAAAAATGCGTGGATGAGGAAAATATTGTCGTGCTTATTATTGACGAGGCTCAGAAATTGAGCGCATCCAGCCTGGAGATATTGCGCACGCTCCTGAACTACGAAACTAATGAATACAAACTTCTCCAGCTCGTGATTATAGGTCAAACAGAGCTTCTGCCTAAATTAAAAAGGATAAGAAATTTTTCAGACAGGGTTTCGCTGAAGTATATGATCAACCCGTTTGATATAAATGAGACCAGGGCCATGATACAGTTTAGACTGAAGCAGGCTGGTTATAATTCAGGAAAAGGTCTTTTTAGTAATAATGCAATGGATATGATCTACCAGTATACACAGGGCTATCCGCGGCAGATAGCAAATATCTGTCATCTCGCATTAGAAGAATTTTTAATGCAAGAGAGGTCCGTGGTGGATACTGATTTAATAGACGAGGTAATAGAACGCGATAGAAAGGTGGATCTGGATTAA
- a CDS encoding prepilin-type N-terminal cleavage/methylation domain-containing protein encodes MKKKGFTLIELIISVTIFSIVIVSVYGVFYMGLKTWRRAQGEKSLQEIRMAFLKMEKELKNTFFFSDTKFKGTSKDMSFPLVVSDKVYTITYSVNENEDSGLSQILRTKDEEEKEISPPMKSIKFQYAAMAEDIEWKDNWNEDDLPSGIRISLEDEETCPVPFADRAKSKRHGVYSKTIFLKQPDFKIQ; translated from the coding sequence ATGAAGAAAAAAGGGTTTACCCTGATTGAGCTTATAATTAGTGTAACAATATTTAGCATAGTAATCGTTTCAGTTTATGGCGTGTTTTATATGGGTTTAAAGACATGGAGGCGCGCTCAAGGAGAAAAATCCCTGCAAGAGATACGCATGGCATTTTTAAAGATGGAAAAGGAACTGAAAAATACATTCTTCTTTTCTGACACCAAATTTAAAGGCACGTCAAAAGACATGTCTTTTCCTTTAGTTGTCTCAGATAAAGTTTATACAATTACCTATAGCGTGAACGAAAATGAAGATAGCGGACTAAGTCAAATTCTGAGAACAAAAGACGAAGAAGAAAAAGAGATATCGCCTCCAATGAAGTCTATTAAATTTCAATATGCTGCTATGGCCGAAGATATCGAATGGAAGGATAATTGGAATGAAGATGACCTTCCTTCTGGCATAAGGATTTCTTTAGAGGATGAGGAGACTTGCCCCGTGCCTTTTGCAGATAGAGCAAAAAGCAAAAGGCATGGGGTTTACAGCAAGACCATTTTTCTTAAACAGCCGGATTTTAAGATACAATGA
- a CDS encoding ATPase, T2SS/T4P/T4SS family has translation MLIKKTILLGERLIQKGLISRRELDKGLKEHEKTGLFLGTTLVRLGFISEEELYPILAEQLKMEYVKIKELTIDSVIFEKVPARYACHYRLMPVKFDKDILSVAVSDPLDIRSLDDLRLLLGCDVIGLLATESDITEAIRKYYGIGAETIEEIVDTGDMAKDIELSAKTTEDIEDLAEDASIIKFVNQVLVQAVKDRVTDIHIEPYEDELKVRYRVDGVLYDIPIPQNIKYFQAAIVSRIKIMASLDIAERRLPQDGRIKIKVGGEELDLRISILPTQFGESVDIRLLSGTMLYSLKNLGLSSSDQKIMEVLIKKPHGIIFVTGPTGSGKTTTLYACLSKINNKDKKIITIEDPIEYQLKGVTQIQIHPRIGLSFAAGLRSMLRHDPDIMMVGEVRDFETAEITIRVALTGHLVFSTLHTNDAAGGMARLLDMGVEPYLAASSVECFAAQRLVRLICPKCKIEKRPDKKVLKEFGIKEKNISKVIIFEGKGCESCKFTGYRGRTGIYEFLLMHEEIRELVLHRSSADQIKKKALELGMHTLRMDGWEKVKKGLTTIDEVIRVTKED, from the coding sequence ATGCTGATTAAAAAAACTATACTCTTAGGTGAAAGGCTTATCCAGAAAGGCCTGATTTCTCGTCGGGAACTAGATAAGGGTTTGAAGGAGCACGAGAAAACAGGCCTTTTTCTTGGGACTACTCTGGTAAGGCTTGGTTTTATCAGTGAAGAAGAACTGTATCCTATTCTTGCCGAGCAGTTGAAGATGGAGTATGTTAAGATAAAAGAACTTACTATTGATTCCGTGATTTTTGAAAAAGTCCCTGCCAGATATGCCTGCCATTACAGGCTCATGCCAGTAAAATTTGATAAAGACATTTTGAGTGTTGCGGTCTCAGATCCTCTGGATATTAGGTCACTGGATGACCTGAGACTTCTTCTGGGTTGTGATGTGATCGGGTTATTGGCAACTGAGTCAGACATAACCGAGGCCATCAGGAAATATTATGGCATTGGCGCAGAGACCATAGAAGAGATAGTGGATACGGGCGATATGGCCAAAGATATAGAGCTGTCAGCAAAGACAACAGAGGATATAGAGGATCTTGCAGAGGACGCGTCGATTATAAAATTTGTAAATCAGGTCCTGGTGCAGGCAGTTAAAGACAGGGTCACGGATATTCATATTGAGCCGTATGAGGATGAGCTTAAGGTACGATACAGGGTGGATGGTGTTTTGTACGATATCCCAATCCCGCAGAATATAAAATATTTTCAGGCTGCTATTGTTTCCAGGATAAAAATTATGGCGAGCCTGGATATTGCTGAGCGCAGGCTCCCGCAGGATGGGAGGATAAAGATCAAGGTAGGAGGGGAAGAACTGGATCTAAGGATATCCATACTTCCCACGCAGTTTGGAGAAAGCGTTGATATCAGGCTTTTAAGCGGCACAATGCTGTATAGCCTGAAGAATCTTGGACTTTCTTCTTCTGATCAAAAGATCATGGAAGTCCTTATCAAAAAGCCGCACGGGATCATATTTGTAACAGGACCTACAGGCAGCGGAAAGACTACTACGCTTTACGCGTGTTTATCCAAGATAAACAACAAAGACAAAAAGATCATTACCATAGAAGACCCCATAGAATATCAATTAAAGGGCGTGACGCAGATCCAGATCCACCCTCGCATTGGGCTTAGTTTCGCAGCAGGTCTGCGCTCAATGCTTCGTCATGACCCAGATATCATGATGGTGGGCGAGGTAAGGGATTTTGAAACAGCAGAGATAACTATTCGCGTTGCATTGACAGGGCATCTCGTGTTCAGTACTTTGCATACAAATGATGCTGCAGGAGGCATGGCGCGTTTGTTGGATATGGGTGTGGAGCCATATCTTGCTGCGAGTTCTGTTGAATGTTTTGCTGCGCAGCGCCTTGTAAGGCTGATCTGTCCGAAGTGTAAGATTGAGAAAAGACCTGATAAAAAGGTCTTGAAGGAATTTGGAATAAAAGAGAAAAATATAAGTAAGGTAATTATTTTTGAGGGAAAAGGATGTGAGTCATGCAAGTTTACAGGCTACAGGGGCCGCACAGGCATATATGAGTTTTTACTTATGCATGAAGAGATCCGAGAACTAGTTCTTCACCGCTCATCAGCTGACCAGATAAAGAAAAAGGCATTGGAGTTAGGCATGCACACGCTCCGCATGGATGGATGGGAAAAAGTGAAAAAGGGCCTGACAACGATAGACGAGGTGATCAGGGTTACAAAGGAAGACTAA
- a CDS encoding type II secretion system F family protein, translating to MPKFIYKAKKGPKEIIEGKIEAESEAQAVKQLMQQGYYPIWVKETSTLASQKRRPVKTKDLAIFTRQLSELLDSGLALYEALNIIENQIELPGLKEIIRGIREKVRDGNTFSESLKDYPGVFSELYVNLVRSGEAGSMLRDVLNNIADFLEKEEDVKSRVLAALAYPMLMLIVGAGTIFILTGFVIPKLANMFIEMGEVLPLPTRMLIGFSDFIRSYWILLAIFIGGAIFFVARSKSKGAIDRFKLKLPIIGALVRDSELARFSRTLSMLLKNGVAILSALKITSDVIENEVVKAEALRIYNDVREGSSLAAAIKKNTSFPQFIVNMATIGEEGGMLDKTLLKAAKSYELESDRKIKILSSLLEPAIILIMGVVVGFIVISMLLPVFQISLTAH from the coding sequence ATGCCTAAATTTATTTACAAAGCGAAAAAAGGGCCGAAAGAGATTATAGAGGGAAAGATCGAGGCTGAATCAGAGGCCCAGGCTGTAAAGCAGCTCATGCAGCAGGGCTATTATCCTATATGGGTTAAAGAGACCTCGACCTTAGCCTCACAAAAAAGAAGACCTGTAAAAACAAAGGACCTTGCGATTTTTACAAGGCAGCTCTCAGAGCTCTTGGATTCAGGCCTGGCCCTGTACGAGGCATTAAATATAATTGAAAATCAAATAGAGCTGCCGGGGTTAAAAGAGATCATAAGAGGTATTAGGGAAAAGGTAAGGGATGGCAATACCTTTTCTGAATCTTTGAAAGACTACCCAGGTGTTTTTTCAGAATTATATGTAAATCTGGTTCGCTCAGGTGAGGCAGGGAGCATGCTTAGGGACGTGCTCAATAATATCGCGGATTTTCTGGAAAAAGAAGAGGATGTAAAGTCCAGGGTATTGGCTGCACTGGCATATCCAATGCTGATGCTGATCGTAGGTGCTGGTACAATATTTATTCTAACAGGATTTGTTATTCCAAAATTGGCCAATATGTTTATTGAGATGGGCGAGGTCTTACCTCTTCCCACAAGGATGCTTATTGGATTTAGTGATTTTATAAGGAGTTACTGGATATTATTAGCCATTTTTATAGGTGGCGCGATATTTTTTGTTGCAAGGAGTAAATCCAAGGGGGCTATAGACAGGTTCAAATTAAAATTGCCTATTATTGGAGCGCTAGTAAGGGATAGTGAGCTTGCTAGATTCTCACGCACGCTTTCAATGCTTCTTAAAAATGGCGTGGCGATTCTTTCTGCATTAAAGATTACCTCTGATGTAATCGAAAATGAGGTTGTAAAAGCCGAGGCGCTTAGGATCTATAATGATGTTAGAGAAGGTTCATCGCTTGCAGCTGCGATAAAAAAGAATACCAGCTTTCCCCAGTTTATCGTAAATATGGCAACGATAGGAGAAGAGGGTGGGATGCTGGATAAGACCTTACTTAAGGCTGCAAAGAGTTACGAGCTCGAGAGCGACAGAAAGATCAAGATACTCTCATCTCTTTTAGAGCCAGCTATAATATTGATCATGGGTGTGGTAGTAGGTTTTATCGTAATATCAATGCTTTTGCCAGTATTTCAGATATCGTTGACTGCACATTGA
- a CDS encoding acyl-CoA dehydrogenase family protein: protein MDYLLTEEQIMIRDLARQIAKEKIKPVAAKYDEEGIFPWDIVKILADSDLCGIYIEEKYGGIGGGSMELVLATEELSKACGGISLALAATALGTYPIILFGTDAQKEKYLPDIAKGKKLAAFALTEAGAGSDAAAVATTAEKKGDHYILNGTKQWITNGGEAEVYTVVASVDRRKGARGAATFIVEKGTPGFEFGKKEDKMGIRASATRELVFTDCKIPKENLLGKEGGGFIVAMKTFDQSRPGVAAQALGIAQGALDLTVEYVKGRKQFGKSVSSFQGVQFMLADIATQIEAARALIYATARMLDSGAKKVAKDSAIAKLFASDMAMKVTVDCVQLFGGYGYMRDYPIEKYMRDAKITQIYEGTNQIQRSVIALNLLKERTT, encoded by the coding sequence ATGGATTATTTGTTGACTGAAGAACAGATAATGATTCGCGATTTGGCAAGGCAGATAGCCAAAGAAAAGATCAAACCTGTTGCGGCAAAGTATGACGAAGAGGGCATATTCCCGTGGGATATCGTGAAGATCCTGGCGGATAGCGATCTCTGCGGCATATACATCGAGGAAAAATACGGCGGCATAGGAGGCGGTTCCATGGAGCTCGTGCTCGCGACAGAGGAGCTGTCCAAGGCATGCGGCGGTATTTCACTTGCGCTGGCAGCTACGGCGCTCGGGACATACCCTATTATTTTGTTTGGCACAGACGCTCAGAAGGAAAAATATCTTCCTGATATCGCTAAGGGCAAGAAGCTCGCTGCATTTGCTCTTACAGAGGCAGGCGCTGGGAGTGACGCAGCAGCAGTCGCGACCACTGCGGAGAAAAAAGGCGATCATTATATATTGAATGGCACAAAACAATGGATTACAAATGGCGGCGAGGCCGAGGTCTATACTGTAGTTGCCTCAGTTGACAGAAGAAAAGGCGCGCGCGGCGCAGCGACATTTATTGTTGAAAAGGGTACGCCGGGTTTTGAATTTGGAAAAAAAGAAGATAAGATGGGTATACGCGCGTCTGCTACAAGAGAGCTTGTTTTTACAGATTGTAAGATCCCCAAAGAGAATCTGCTTGGCAAAGAGGGCGGTGGATTTATCGTTGCGATGAAGACATTCGATCAGTCCAGGCCAGGCGTGGCAGCACAGGCACTTGGCATTGCGCAGGGAGCATTGGATCTTACTGTTGAATATGTAAAAGGGAGAAAGCAATTTGGTAAATCAGTATCTTCTTTTCAGGGCGTGCAGTTTATGCTCGCTGACATAGCGACACAGATAGAGGCAGCCAGGGCATTGATATACGCGACAGCAAGGATGCTGGATAGCGGAGCCAAGAAGGTTGCCAAGGATTCCGCGATAGCAAAGCTCTTTGCCTCAGACATGGCCATGAAGGTCACGGTTGACTGCGTGCAGCTATTCGGCGGCTACGGATATATGCGCGATTACCCGATAGAAAAATACATGCGCGACGCAAAGATCACGCAGATATACGAGGGTACAAACCAGATACAGCGCAGCGTCATCGCATTAAATCTACTAAAGGAGCGCACCACCTAA
- the pilO gene encoding type 4a pilus biogenesis protein PilO: MNISKREKYISIIATGVVVLALAYNFLIDPLFKKWHNFNNDIIKNEIALKKGLKLLENRNDIIKEYNSYASTTRTLSRILSYIEKHAISTGVKTANIKPRPVVEKGYYKEYVIELQVEGTFSAINKFASKIIEPPLLITIKKFDLRTPTDTPSTLKGTLILSKPLI; the protein is encoded by the coding sequence ATGAATATTTCCAAGCGAGAAAAATATATATCTATTATTGCTACTGGAGTTGTCGTATTGGCGCTGGCGTATAATTTTTTAATAGATCCACTTTTCAAAAAATGGCATAATTTTAATAATGATATAATAAAAAATGAAATTGCCTTAAAGAAAGGCTTGAAATTGCTGGAGAATAGAAATGATATTATCAAAGAGTATAATAGCTATGCATCCACTACCAGGACGCTTTCAAGGATTTTGAGTTACATAGAAAAACATGCCATTTCAACAGGTGTAAAAACAGCCAATATAAAGCCAAGGCCAGTTGTTGAAAAAGGCTATTATAAGGAATATGTCATTGAGCTGCAGGTAGAAGGCACATTTTCCGCTATCAACAAGTTCGCATCTAAGATCATAGAACCCCCTTTGCTAATCACCATAAAAAAATTCGACCTAAGAACCCCCACAGACACTCCATCCACCCTAAAAGGTACCCTAATTCTCTCCAAACCCCTAATTTAA
- a CDS encoding secretin N-terminal domain-containing protein — MIKRVIVSIVIFSISIFSAVPMVLPQYEDPELISLDLKGMEIRDVLKILSQKSGLNMVADKDVKGTVSVYVKDVDVMDALDIVVSTNDLAYEEKGSLIRVMTARKYEKMNGARFKDRTKTEIVKLNYAKASTVAVTLTKMKTKLGKVIADDASNTLVLIDNSKNIERMKQAILEIDILLVTEIFSLDYAKADSIKEKLEKMLSKDMGTIRFDERTNKVVVKDTQEKINEIKKVVEAFDEKTREVLIDAKIIQVTLSDKHSYGIDWDSIATLGNITIEATTHLTTSLAGTTPNVLTIAKKGGTHLNVLRLLETFGKTNVLSRPRITVADREEAKILVGAKEVYVTSEVTTTSGGTYHTTDNVQFVDVGVTLGVTPEINSDGYVRMKIKPEVSNTDATKTVMLTNPDGSTRTVVPYVTTSEAETTVLIKDNTTLILGGLMKDTVTEYNDKVPILGDIPILGKLFSTKGKSKEKTELVIFITPHIIDPGKSTKEAEFYAKEWKKKTEDAKIGKSEKPVKKEKKSAKVKAKRKPEPKKKKEWTPVFSNKKPEKEKVVKQEKKEVVKTPYESYYLAIRKEIIGAAQRQDMEGFTGDVELQFTLDRDGFLTKGPIVLNKPDLKLVRAAVNCVKLTSPFFPFPKSLDKEEAEFYIIVRYE; from the coding sequence ATGATAAAAAGAGTTATTGTATCTATAGTTATATTTTCGATATCTATTTTTTCTGCAGTGCCGATGGTCTTGCCGCAGTATGAAGATCCAGAATTAATATCGCTGGATCTTAAAGGTATGGAGATACGCGATGTTCTTAAGATCCTTTCGCAGAAGAGTGGGCTTAACATGGTAGCTGATAAGGATGTGAAAGGAACAGTATCGGTTTACGTGAAGGATGTGGATGTAATGGATGCCCTGGATATAGTAGTTTCCACAAATGACCTTGCTTATGAAGAGAAAGGCAGCCTTATCAGGGTCATGACTGCCAGGAAATACGAAAAGATGAATGGCGCCAGGTTTAAAGACAGGACCAAGACAGAAATAGTTAAGCTTAATTATGCCAAGGCCTCCACTGTCGCAGTGACCTTGACAAAGATGAAAACAAAGCTAGGCAAGGTCATTGCGGATGATGCCTCGAACACATTAGTCTTAATAGACAATTCTAAAAACATTGAAAGAATGAAGCAGGCTATTTTAGAAATAGATATCCTGCTGGTTACTGAGATTTTCTCTCTTGATTATGCAAAGGCAGATTCCATAAAAGAGAAGTTAGAAAAGATGCTTTCCAAGGATATGGGGACTATACGATTTGATGAAAGGACAAACAAGGTAGTGGTTAAAGACACCCAGGAAAAGATCAATGAGATAAAGAAGGTGGTAGAGGCATTTGATGAGAAGACGCGAGAAGTGCTCATAGATGCAAAGATAATACAGGTGACACTCTCGGATAAACATAGCTATGGAATAGATTGGGATAGCATTGCTACGCTGGGAAACATAACAATAGAGGCGACTACACATCTTACTACCAGCTTGGCAGGCACTACTCCGAATGTATTGACTATAGCCAAGAAAGGTGGCACTCATTTAAATGTGTTAAGACTTCTTGAGACATTTGGCAAGACTAATGTCCTGTCGCGCCCGAGAATTACTGTTGCTGACAGGGAAGAGGCAAAAATCCTGGTTGGCGCCAAAGAGGTGTATGTGACGAGTGAAGTGACAACCACATCAGGAGGTACGTATCATACGACAGATAATGTCCAGTTCGTTGATGTTGGTGTGACATTAGGCGTGACACCTGAGATAAATAGCGACGGTTATGTTAGAATGAAGATAAAGCCAGAAGTGTCTAACACTGATGCTACAAAGACAGTCATGCTGACAAATCCCGATGGATCAACCAGGACAGTTGTCCCTTATGTTACTACGTCAGAGGCAGAGACAACAGTGCTGATCAAAGACAATACCACACTTATATTGGGTGGCCTGATGAAGGACACAGTTACAGAATATAATGACAAAGTGCCTATTCTTGGAGACATTCCTATTTTGGGGAAACTGTTTTCCACAAAAGGAAAGAGCAAAGAAAAAACAGAACTCGTAATATTTATCACACCTCATATCATAGACCCTGGTAAATCAACAAAAGAAGCAGAGTTTTATGCTAAAGAGTGGAAAAAGAAGACAGAAGACGCGAAGATAGGGAAATCAGAAAAGCCAGTTAAGAAAGAGAAAAAATCTGCCAAAGTTAAAGCAAAACGAAAACCAGAACCTAAGAAGAAAAAAGAATGGACACCTGTTTTTAGCAACAAAAAACCTGAAAAGGAAAAGGTGGTAAAACAGGAAAAGAAGGAAGTGGTTAAAACACCCTATGAGTCATACTACCTTGCTATAAGAAAAGAGATAATTGGTGCAGCCCAGAGGCAGGATATGGAAGGGTTTACAGGAGATGTTGAACTGCAATTCACGCTGGACAGAGATGGCTTTTTAACAAAAGGCCCTATTGTCCTGAATAAGCCTGATTTGAAACTTGTGCGAGCAGCTGTAAATTGCGTAAAGCTTACTTCGCCATTTTTTCCTTTTCCAAAGAGCTTAGACAAGGAAGAGGCAGAATTTTATATAATAGTACGGTATGAATGA
- a CDS encoding helix-hairpin-helix domain-containing protein, whose translation MKKKGSILIFTLWVLIILAILSVIISRRASTDVRLAKYEADSIKGTYFAKAGVMKMLVELTKDKNGYDSLDEDWNRGKDNPKELTLKNDTVLYGASDEAARLNLNHCTIDNLKNLGLEDDIANNILKYRTDHNKDFEFMEELFLVEAMTREVYNTIKDLVTIYRGDEVKVNINTASSDVLMAVVGDPVLVQAIVDYRNNDDMFTNTSDISMIQGLDPAMFNWESNIFRIWAEAVLADDTDATKTAEAIVDRTSGKIYHWRED comes from the coding sequence ATGAAGAAAAAAGGAAGCATCTTGATATTTACATTGTGGGTGTTAATTATTTTAGCCATCCTTAGTGTGATTATTTCTCGTCGGGCATCTACTGATGTAAGGCTGGCAAAATACGAGGCTGATAGCATAAAAGGCACTTATTTTGCAAAGGCAGGTGTCATGAAGATGCTTGTAGAACTTACTAAAGATAAAAATGGGTACGACAGCTTAGATGAGGACTGGAATAGAGGTAAGGATAATCCAAAGGAATTGACATTGAAAAATGATACAGTACTCTATGGCGCATCTGATGAAGCAGCCAGATTAAATCTGAATCATTGCACAATAGATAACCTTAAGAACCTGGGACTTGAAGATGATATTGCTAATAATATATTAAAGTATAGGACGGATCATAATAAGGACTTTGAGTTTATGGAAGAGTTGTTTCTGGTAGAGGCTATGACGCGAGAGGTGTATAATACAATTAAGGATCTAGTTACGATTTATAGAGGAGATGAGGTCAAGGTAAACATAAATACTGCATCTTCAGATGTACTGATGGCAGTTGTGGGCGATCCAGTTTTAGTACAGGCGATAGTAGATTATAGAAATAACGATGATATGTTTACAAATACTAGTGATATCAGCATGATACAAGGATTGGATCCAGCTATGTTTAACTGGGAGTCTAATATCTTTCGCATATGGGCAGAGGCTGTTCTGGCAGATGATACTGATGCAACAAAAACTGCTGAAGCTATAGTCGATAGGACATCAGGAAAGATCTATCATTGGAGGGAAGATTGA
- the gspG gene encoding type II secretion system major pseudopilin GspG, producing MSSQKGFTLIELMLVVIIIGVLASLVVPRLVGRSEEARIAAAKADINANISVALDLYELDNGKYPSDLNALKAKSGSDANWKGPYLKRSVKDPWGNSYVYRSPGDHDTDYDLYSYGPDAAEGGGDDITNWEE from the coding sequence ATGAGTAGTCAAAAAGGTTTTACATTGATAGAACTGATGCTTGTCGTAATAATCATAGGGGTGCTTGCGTCATTAGTAGTGCCCAGGCTTGTGGGCCGTTCAGAAGAGGCAAGGATTGCCGCTGCAAAGGCAGATATAAATGCCAATATTTCAGTGGCGCTTGATCTATATGAGCTGGACAATGGAAAATACCCGTCTGACCTGAATGCCTTAAAGGCAAAATCAGGCTCGGACGCAAACTGGAAAGGCCCATATCTTAAAAGAAGCGTAAAAGATCCATGGGGAAATTCTTATGTATACAGAAGCCCAGGGGATCATGACACTGATTACGATCTTTATTCTTATGGCCCTGACGCTGCAGAGGGCGGAGGCGATGATATTACGAACTGGGAAGAATAA
- a CDS encoding PilN domain-containing protein has translation MIIIPRHQVFVKFVDVPSLDESEIAKMAEFQIVKEIPHPKEDLIISYRNLDSHREGFSSLMLTVVTRDVIEEKIDEAAHVDSIRLYSELLYLFLLKENVVSQDKVSLIIHVREEDSEIMIIDRSRLIFSRGFKDRHAFLGEIERSILAYKREKANPEIEDIIIVRHSGVNIDDKIEKIKAQFTIPVRFHEYSQDLSLLDLGPQIDLMPKEISHKRRGLVKRRESIVTYSLVGVVIVLFSILLYSKIHQKNKIIGAISTKVEEVDARIEGLDEILKKTEAVKDHLEKGSFIIKVLEDFYLTVPQDISISGLDYDGKDNIFYKGNSKAMATLLNYVKRLENSKYFSKVEVKYATKKKVKGEEIVDFNLRCQLKP, from the coding sequence TTGATAATCATACCGCGGCATCAAGTCTTTGTTAAGTTCGTGGACGTACCATCTCTAGACGAATCTGAGATAGCGAAGATGGCAGAATTTCAGATCGTGAAGGAGATCCCGCATCCAAAAGAAGATTTGATAATCAGCTATAGAAATCTTGACTCCCATAGAGAAGGTTTCTCATCACTCATGCTAACAGTTGTTACCAGAGATGTGATAGAGGAAAAGATTGACGAGGCTGCTCATGTAGATAGCATAAGACTATATAGTGAGCTATTATATCTATTCCTGTTAAAAGAGAATGTGGTAAGCCAGGATAAGGTAAGTCTTATTATTCATGTTAGAGAAGAAGACTCAGAGATAATGATAATAGATCGCTCACGGCTGATATTTTCCAGAGGTTTTAAGGATAGGCACGCATTTTTAGGTGAGATAGAGCGTTCAATTTTAGCCTATAAAAGAGAAAAGGCAAATCCTGAGATAGAAGATATAATTATAGTACGCCATTCAGGTGTGAATATCGACGATAAAATAGAAAAGATAAAGGCACAGTTTACGATTCCTGTAAGGTTTCATGAATATAGCCAGGATTTGAGTCTGCTTGATCTGGGGCCTCAGATCGACCTTATGCCAAAGGAGATCAGTCATAAAAGACGTGGTTTAGTAAAGAGGCGCGAGTCCATAGTTACATATTCTCTTGTAGGAGTGGTTATTGTATTATTTTCTATTTTACTTTATTCAAAGATTCACCAGAAAAATAAAATTATAGGCGCGATTTCTACAAAGGTAGAAGAAGTGGACGCAAGGATAGAAGGTTTGGACGAGATCCTTAAAAAGACCGAGGCTGTAAAGGATCATTTAGAAAAGGGTAGTTTTATTATAAAGGTTTTAGAGGATTTTTATCTAACAGTCCCCCAAGATATATCAATTTCAGGCTTAGATTATGATGGAAAGGATAATATTTTCTATAAAGGCAATTCAAAGGCCATGGCTACTCTCCTAAATTACGTAAAAAGACTGGAGAATTCCAAGTATTTCAGCAAGGTGGAAGTTAAATATGCTACAAAGAAAAAGGTAAAGGGAGAAGAGATAGTAGATTTTAATCTAAGGTGTCAATTAAAGCCATGA
- a CDS encoding MerR family transcriptional regulator — translation MNKIYLIKDLARLSGHTVHTVKYYLNIGVIKEIGRSPETNFRYFDDVVLERLKKVRDLRRQNKGLAEIKELLGSDVVL, via the coding sequence ATGAATAAGATATATTTGATTAAAGATCTGGCAAGGCTAAGTGGACACACAGTGCACACTGTGAAGTATTACCTTAATATAGGTGTCATAAAGGAGATTGGCAGGAGTCCAGAGACTAACTTTAGATACTTTGATGATGTAGTGCTTGAGAGATTGAAAAAGGTGAGGGATTTGCGCAGACAGAATAAAGGCCTTGCAGAGATAAAGGAGTTACTCGGGTCAGATGTCGTATTATAA